The Henckelia pumila isolate YLH828 chromosome 2, ASM3356847v2, whole genome shotgun sequence genome includes a window with the following:
- the LOC140877542 gene encoding uncharacterized protein, translated as MTSFSKIPTFSKEDFDDWKIRMQAHLSALDDDMWFVITDRPLAITKVNTAIALSGGGPQYIEKPRIEWTAEEKKKANLDNVAKDILYKTLDKNTFSKIKTCKTGKEIWKKLIQLYEGNEQTKENKLSVSTQKFDNIKMKPGESMTEFDERVSSIVIELNGLGKTYPNREVILKVIRGLLKEWDVKTIAMRESKDLNKLELHDLFADLKAYEFELQTREEDQSTSQLTKALTAVKIKSPAKSEKSTEQLSSDAMSLFVKKFGKFIRRNQEGSHKRNFQKKDSVEEPRSCFNCGKTGHFIADCPKPKNFDKRKSSRNDRHTSRQKHEALVAKDSKTKRAKTDSDSEESNGYSSSSDDEEEVKCLMANDHELPSTSEQVFDFSSEEFIREELIKALHDMANEYHQLSLAFDEVRAKQKDLQDNSTVLSWEQSVEINCLETEIAVLRTENEQHKIDIKNLTTEKHNMDEIIRSWNKSSSLLTKMNDSQRPLHDKTGLGFGKTVETGESSTLPKLNMCKGKYINFVRAVRENKNEKPIPMTWQQIEQMNRKRFGVGFNPHETKVEIAKSPKQTNAYQPNPMRGNRNQYHNQRPVQKRYINFKDIGKGKQHTVSQEHHTPLSRASNLEHKNW; from the coding sequence ATGACCTCTTTCAGCAAAATCCCCACGTTCTCAAAAGAGGATTTTGATGACTGGAAGATTCGAATGCAAGCACACTTATCAGCACTAGACGATGATATGTGGTTTGTCATTACTGATAGACCTCTTGCAATCACCAAGGTCAATACTGCTATAGCTCTTTCTGGAGGTGGTCCACAGTATATTGAGAAACCCAGAATTGAATGGACTGCTGAAGAAAAAAAGAAGGCAAATCTTGATAATGTAGCTAAAGATATCTTGTATAAAACACTTGACAAGAATACCTTTAGCAAAATCAAGACATGCAAAACTGGAAAGGAGATTTGGAaaaaattgattcaactctATGAAGGAAATGAACAGACGAAAGAAAACAAACTATCTGTCTCCACTCAAAAATTTGACAACATcaagatgaaaccaggagaaTCAATGACAGAATTTGATGAGAGAGTAAGCAGCATTGTTATTGAGCTTAATGGTCTAGGAAAAACATATCCCAACAGGGAAGTTATTCTCAAAGTAATTCGAGGCCTTCTTAAAGAATGGGATGTAAAGACAATTGCCATGAGAGAATCAAAGGACTTGAACAAATTAGAGCTTCATGACCTGTTTGCAGATTTAAAAGCATATGAATTCGAGTTACAGACTCGAGAGGAAGATCAGTCTACCTCACAATTGACCAAGGCCTTGACCGCAGTAAAAATTAAGTCACCAGCCAAATCAGAAAAGTCAACAGAACAACTGAGCAGTGATGCCATGtccttgtttgtgaagaagttcGGCAAATTCATTAGAAGAAACCAAGAAGGATCACACAAAAGAAATTTCCAAAAGAAAGATTCAGTTGAAGAACCAAGAAGTTGTTTCAACTGTGGGAAAACAGGACATTTCATTGCCGACTGTCCCAAACCTAAGAACTTTGACAAAAGGAAAAGTTCAAGGAATGATAGACACACCTCAAGACAGAAGCATGAAGCATTGGTTGCAAAGGATAGCAAAACCAAGCGGGCAAAAACAGATAGTGATTCAGAGGAATCAAATGGCTACTCTAGctcaagtgatgatgaagaagaagtcAAATGTCTTATGGCAAATGATCATGAACTTCCATCCACTAGTGAGCAGGTATTTGATTTCAGCTCTGAGGAATTTATCCGAGAAGAACTAATCAAAGCTCTTCATGATATGGCAAATGAATACCATCAACTGTCCTTGGCATTCGATGAAGTCAGAGCCAAGCAAAAGGATCTGCAAGACAACTCAACTGTACTCTCCTGGGAACAATCAGTTGAGATAAACTGTCTTGAAACAGAGATTGCTGTGCTCCGAACGGAGAATGAACAGCACAAGATCGATATCAAGAATCTTACAACGGAAAAACATAACATGGATGAAATAATAAGAtcatggaataaatcttcgagcCTGTTGACAAAAATGAATGATTCACAAAGACCACTTCATGACAAAACTGGTCTTGGATTTGGTAAGACAGTGGAAACTGGTGAATCAAGTACTCTACCCAAACTGAACATGTGCAAAGGTAAATACATAAACTTTGTACGAGCAGTTAgggaaaataaaaatgaaaaacctATTCCGATGACTTGGCAACAAATAGAGCAGATGAACAGAAAAAGATTTGGTGTTGGCTTCAACCCTCATGAAACTAAGGTAGAGATTGCTAAAAGTCCTAAACAGACTAATGCATATCAACCTAATCCCATGAGAGGGAATAGAAATCAATATCATAATCAACGTCCAGTTCAAAAGCGATATATAAATTTCAAGGATATTGGAAAAGGCAAACAACATACAGTTTCACAAGAACATCACACTCCACTATCTAGAGCATCTAACTTAGAACACAAAAACTGGTAA
- the LOC140877540 gene encoding uncharacterized protein, whose protein sequence is MTGNDKLLYELVKYNGPTITFGDNSKGKTVGKGKIIHDNIIIQDVQLVETLKYNLLSISQMCDYGHSVEFQKLNCIIKDVSGNIILTENRYGNTYKVCWNIQSSKPVCLAASNSKRNWIWHKRLSHLNFKTIASLSKLELVTSLPKIDFSQEKVCSACQFGKQVRSSFKNKGYNSSSRCLELLHMDLFGPIPVTSLGGMRQPNVSYFKIFGSKCYIHNNGKSHLTAFDAKSDEGIFLGYSSISKVYRVFNKRTLNVEESVHIVFDKDLINDVATNTHQLSNLFQEIQLDIDSQNKSEDEVSPPIRTLQSPKPELVDSVVEDRNITQPIDGHQTHTVENIEEQHHETQDLHPHFEETEANQDNMTNQDLETQVISGYHPNTRLKWSKKHPFSSVIGNPTTPLRTRGQMIKELLHAAFISQEKPKKIEDALADSFWIEAMQEELNQFTRNEVWDLVPRPKNQSVIGTRWVFRNKLNEEGTVAPRSWYDTLTKFLLEQEFAIGTVDKTLFKFTKVRQMENGTFISQTKYTKELIKKFGMENCTVATTPKGASVKLDKDKEGISVDATMYRGLIGSLLYLTASRPEIVFVVCLCARFQSTPKQSHFIAGKRILRYLKGTQNVGLWYAKHNSFNLVGYSDADYAGCKLDRKSTSGSCQFLEDRLIS, encoded by the exons atgactggaaatgATAAACTACTATATGAACTCGTTAAATACAATGGTCCTACTATCACCTTTGGTGACAACTCAAAGggtaagaccgtgggtaagggtaagattatccacgaCAACATTATCATTCAAGATGTTCAATTGGTTGAaactttaaaatataatttactcAGCATTAGTCAAATGTGTGACTATGGGCATTCTGTTGAATTTCAAAAGCTAAACTGCATTATTAAAGATGTCTCTGGTAACATTATCTTGACAGAAAACCGATATGGAAACACTTACAAAGTTTGTTGGAACATTCAGTCTAGCAAACCAGTTTGCCTCGCAGCTTCCAATTCTAAGCGAAACTGGATTTGGCACAAGCGATTGAGTCATCTTAACTTCAAAACCATCGCCAGTCTGAGTAAGCTTGAGCTAGTAACAAGCCTAcctaaaattgatttttctCAAGAAAAAGTCTGTTCAGCTTGTCAATTTGGGAAGCAAGTTAGGTCATCTTTTAAAAACAAGGGTTATAACTCATCTTCCCGTTGTCTGGAACTGTTGCACATGGACTTATTTGGTCCAATTCCAGTAACAAGTCTAGGGGGAATGAG acAACCTAATGTATCATACTTCAAAATCTTTGGGAGCAAGTGCTACATTCATAACAATGGTAAAAGTCATCTGACTgcatttgatgcaaagtcagatGAAGGTATATTCCTAGGATATTCCTCAATTAGCAAAGTATATAGAGTCTTCAACAAGAGAACTCTAaatgttgaagaatcagttcacATTGTCTTTGACAAAGATCTAATTAATGATGTTGCAACTAATACTCATCAACTCTCAAATCTGTTTCAGGAAATACAATTAGACATTGACAGTCAGAATAAAAGTGAAGACGAAGTTTCACCACCGATAAGAACACTTCAATCTCCTAAACCAGAACTAGTGGACTCAGTAGTTGAGGATCGTAACATTACTCAACCAATTGATGGTCATCAAACCCACACAGTTGAAAATATTGAAGAGCAGCATCATGAGACTCAAGATCTTCACCCTCACTTTGAAGAAACAGAAGCCAATCAAGACAACATGACTAATCAAGATTTAGAAACACAAGTGATCAGTGGATATCATCCTAATACTCGACTTAAATGGTCCAAAAAGCATCCGTTCAGTTCAGTAATAGGTAATCCTACGACACCACTAAGGACTCGAGGGCAAATGATTAAAGAACTCCTTCATGCGGCCTTTATATCCCAAGAAAAGCCAAAGAAAATCGAAGATGCGTTGGCTGACAGCTTTTGGATAGAGGCCATGCAAGAAGAGTTAAATCAGTTTACTAGAAACGAAGTCTGGGATCTTGTTCCAAGACCTAAAAATCAATCAGTTATTGGCACTCGATGGGTTTTTAGAAACAAGCTTAATGAAGAAGGAACTGTG GCTCCTAGATCTTGGTATGACACTTTAACTAAATTTCTTCTTGAACAAGAGTTTGCAATAGGCAcagttgataagactttgttCAAATTCACGAAAG ttcgTCAAATGGAAAATGGAACATTCATAAGCCAAACTAAGTACACCAAAGAATTAATCAAAAAGTTTGGTATGGAAAACTGCACAGTTGCAACAACTCCCAAGGGTGCATCAGTCAAACTTGACAAAGACAAAGAAGGAATATCAGTTGATGCcacaatgtatcgaggtctaatAGGGTCATTACTTTATTTAACAGCCAGTAGACCTGAAATTGTTTTTGTagtttgtttatgtgcaagatttcaatcaACTCCTAAGCAGTCCCACTTCATAGCTGGAAAAAGGATACTAAGGTATCTTAAGGGAACGCAAAATGTTGGTCTATGGTATGCTAAGCACAACTCCTTCAATCTAGTTGGATACTCAGATGCCGATTATGCTGGATGCAAACTGGATAGAAAAAGTACAAGTggatcatgtcaattccttgaGGATAGACTGATCTCATGA